A window of the Loxodonta africana isolate mLoxAfr1 chromosome 3, mLoxAfr1.hap2, whole genome shotgun sequence genome harbors these coding sequences:
- the LOC135230885 gene encoding olfactory receptor 7E24-like: MEPQNLTDVSEFLLLGLSEDPELQPLLFGLFLSMYLITVTGNLLIILAVTSDPYLHTPMYFFLSNLSVTDISFISTTVLKMLVNFQIHSKFITYAGCLTQVSFFYLFVCLDSLLLTVMAYDRFVAICHPLHYTVIMNPRLCVLLVLVSFFISLLESLLHISMMLQLTFCTDVKIPHFFCDPPQLFKFACSDTSIHIILVYCIGAIFGGVPVSGILFSYTRIASSILRVSSSGGKYRAFSTCGSHLTVVCLFYGTGLGVYLSSAATSSPRMCAVSSVMYTVVTPMLNPFIYSLRNRDIKKALWRLLSRRV, translated from the coding sequence ATGGAACCACAGAATCTAACAGATGTGTCAGAATTCCTCCTCCTGGGACTCTCTGAGGACCCAGAACTGCAGCCCCTCCTCTTTGGGCTGTTCCTGTCCATGTACCTGATCACTGTGACTGGGAACCTACTCATCATCCTGGCCGTCACCTCTGACCCATACCTCCatacccccatgtacttcttcctctccaacctgtCTGTGACTGATATCAGTTTCATTTCCACCACAGTCCTAAAGATGCTAGTGAACTTCCAGATACACAGCAAATTCATCACCTATGCAGGCTGCCTGACACAAGTGTCCTTTTTCTATCTCTTTGTATGCCTGGACAGTCTGCTCCTCACTGTGATGGCTTATGACCGGTTTGTGGCCATCTGTCACCCCCTGCACTACACAGTCATCATGAACCCCCGCCTCTGTGTCTTGCTAGTTTTGGTATCTTTTTTCATCAGCCTTTTGGAATCCCTGCTGCACATTTCTATGATGTTACAACTTACCTTCTGCACAGATGTGAAAATCCCTCATTTCTTCTGTGACCCTCCTCAGCTCTTTAAATTTGCATGTTCTGACACTTCCATCCATATCATATTAGTATATTGTATTGGTGCCATTTTTGGTGGTGTTCCAGTCTCAGGGATCCTTTTCTCTTACACTCGAATTGCTTCCTCCATTCTGAGAGTCTCATCTTCAGGTGGGAAGTATAGAGCCTTTTCCACCTGTGGCTCTCACCTTACagttgtttgcttattttatggAACAGGCCTTGGAGTGTACCTCAGTTcagctgccacatcttcccccaGGATGTGTGCGGTGTCCTCAGTGATGTACACCGTGGTGACCCCCATGCTGAACCCTTTCATCTACAGTCTGAGAAACAGGGACATCAAGAAGGCCCTCTGGAGGCTCCTCAGCAGAAGAGTCTAA